A window of the Streptomyces sp. NBC_00250 genome harbors these coding sequences:
- a CDS encoding AI-2E family transporter — MQTSPPLLPEPARRAAAWCVVLLLAAGVAAVGIWLCIFFETVVTPVLLAILGTALLGPLYRYLVRMKVRKSFAAALTVVAVLAVVGGATYIVVAALIETGDQIITSLRQAATDIAEHLGPAGTSLDDLAKNAEGLLKEFGGTAASGVLTGLSVVGGMLATAALALVLIFFFLRDSDRAAGALRSFAPRATGDLVEAMARRAFEAVEGFMRGTTFVALVDAILIGIGLVVLDVPGAVGLAALVFVTAYIPYLGAFLSGAIAVLVALADRGFAIALWVLAIVLAVQMIEGYLLQPMVQSRTVQMHPAAVMLAITAGASVAGILGMLLAVPLTAAATGILSELRTRYAPPGAPGGEKEGKEGKEG, encoded by the coding sequence CCTTCCCGAACCCGCCCGCAGGGCCGCCGCCTGGTGCGTCGTCCTGCTGCTCGCCGCCGGGGTCGCCGCCGTCGGGATCTGGCTGTGCATCTTCTTCGAAACGGTCGTCACCCCCGTCCTGCTCGCCATCCTCGGCACCGCCCTCCTCGGCCCCCTCTACCGGTACCTGGTCCGGATGAAGGTGCGGAAGTCGTTCGCCGCCGCGCTCACCGTCGTCGCCGTCCTCGCGGTCGTCGGCGGAGCCACGTACATCGTCGTCGCCGCCCTCATCGAGACCGGCGACCAGATCATCACCTCGCTCCGGCAGGCCGCCACCGACATCGCCGAGCACCTCGGCCCGGCCGGGACCTCCCTCGACGACCTCGCCAAGAACGCCGAGGGCCTCCTGAAGGAGTTCGGCGGGACCGCCGCGTCCGGGGTGCTCACGGGCCTCAGCGTCGTCGGCGGGATGCTCGCCACCGCCGCCCTCGCCCTGGTGCTGATCTTCTTCTTCCTGCGGGACTCGGACCGGGCCGCCGGCGCCCTGCGCTCCTTCGCCCCCCGCGCCACCGGCGACCTCGTCGAGGCCATGGCGCGCCGCGCCTTCGAGGCCGTCGAGGGCTTCATGCGCGGGACGACCTTCGTCGCCCTCGTCGACGCCATCCTCATCGGGATCGGGCTGGTCGTCCTCGACGTCCCCGGCGCGGTGGGGCTCGCCGCGCTCGTCTTCGTCACCGCCTACATCCCGTACCTCGGCGCCTTCCTGTCCGGCGCGATCGCCGTCCTCGTCGCGCTCGCCGACCGGGGCTTCGCCATCGCGCTGTGGGTGCTCGCCATCGTCCTGGCCGTCCAGATGATCGAGGGCTATCTGCTCCAGCCGATGGTGCAGAGCCGGACCGTCCAGATGCACCCGGCCGCGGTGATGCTGGCGATCACGGCCGGGGCGTCCGTCGCGGGCATCCTGGGCATGCTGCTCGCCGTACCGCTGACGGCCGCGGCCACGGGAATCCTCAGCGAGCTGCGCACGCGGTACGCGCCGCCGGGGGCGCCCGGCGGGGAGAAGGAGGGCAAGGAGGGCAAGGAGGGCTAG
- a CDS encoding MBL fold metallo-hydrolase, with protein MDTHKVGSDTTVLADSLEAPGMGHMPVNAYVVTATEPVVVDTGLSLADRDFVASLGEVVDPADVRWIWLTHPDRDHTGGIFALLDAAPHARVVTTFLGAGEMTTERPLPMDRVYFLNPGESLDVGDRSLHAFRPPLFDNPATVGFYDDRTRICFSSDCFGGPMPSAEVAESGHASDLKPEELRRAQLLWATIDSPWAHLVDAEKYRATIEPLREMDPEIVLCTHLPPAVRMLDRMIETIAMVPDTDPFVGPDQAALEQLLASFQPGGMAPA; from the coding sequence ATGGACACCCACAAGGTCGGCAGTGACACCACCGTTCTGGCCGACAGCCTCGAAGCACCCGGCATGGGGCACATGCCCGTCAACGCGTACGTCGTCACCGCCACCGAGCCCGTCGTCGTCGACACCGGCCTCTCCCTCGCCGACCGTGACTTCGTCGCGTCGCTCGGCGAGGTCGTCGACCCGGCCGACGTGCGGTGGATCTGGCTCACCCACCCCGACCGGGACCACACCGGCGGGATCTTCGCCCTCCTCGACGCGGCCCCGCACGCGCGCGTGGTCACGACCTTCCTCGGGGCCGGGGAGATGACCACCGAACGCCCCCTGCCCATGGACCGGGTGTACTTCCTCAACCCCGGCGAGTCCCTGGACGTCGGCGACCGCTCGCTGCACGCCTTCCGGCCGCCGCTCTTCGACAACCCGGCCACCGTCGGCTTCTACGACGACCGCACCCGTATCTGCTTCAGTTCCGACTGCTTCGGCGGGCCCATGCCCAGCGCGGAGGTCGCGGAGAGCGGTCACGCGAGCGACCTCAAGCCGGAGGAGCTGCGGCGGGCGCAGCTGCTGTGGGCGACGATCGACAGTCCGTGGGCGCACCTCGTGGACGCCGAGAAGTACCGGGCGACGATCGAGCCGTTGCGGGAGATGGACCCGGAGATCGTGCTGTGCACGCATCTGCCGCCGGCCGTGCGGATGCTGGACCGGATGATCGAGACGATCGCGATGGTGCCGGACACCGACCCGTTCGTCGGCCCCGACCAGGCGGCTCTCGAACAGCTCCTGGCCTCGTTCCAGCCGGGTGGCATGGCCCCCGCCTAA
- a CDS encoding SpoIIE family protein phosphatase, which yields MRTEDVLAAIATGLWRWDNASGIVSLDAEAARLLGLPAEPVRLSEAAVRSRFHPVDWNEIDGVVNLAVAEGTLAEARLRIMDTHGRVIRTVRSRSKPLIQGNDYQLVGTLQEVAEQLPGTAARTPITGDWRRSREAFLLDAGRALAEARSTAEVLRVAASLSMPGFSPDGLAVFGVAGDRLTVIGHHGHSEGDEGPFSSMSLDTDYPAAEVARTGRAIYLPTPDEYLRRFPMTWPLAQRFGRRSWAFVPLIVAGRTMGAWMAAFKHPVAFTPDERSVLTTVARMLAQALARAGVAESERELSLGLQRTMMPVLGPGIPGIQVAARYVPTGGGLQVGGDWYDMIRLPGGTSRTGGRGSGRIALVIGDVQGHDVRAAGLMGQLRIALRAYASEGHRPDAVLSRASRFLYGITDGDDGEENGGPRFATCLYLEVDLETGTVDIARAGHPDPAVRMNDGTVLLRPTAGGLPLGIDPDTDYPTTRLTLEPGETLMICTDGLLETGGHDLDTGWDRVRELLESHDGEDLEHLADALVEAVHGPGSHHTTGPLADRREDDIAVLLLSRRPGGAPAEAPRRTLMTIAQAEPERIAEAREQMRQLLHDWADEDQLDSAVLMVSEMVTNVLVHTDGDALFVAEVACGEKSRRLRVEVSDTSDELPHKRHPGEMASSGRGLLLMEMLADAWGVDPRGEGKAIWFELNEPDSAKDC from the coding sequence ATGCGCACCGAGGACGTCCTGGCCGCGATCGCGACCGGCCTGTGGCGCTGGGACAACGCGTCCGGGATCGTCTCGCTCGACGCCGAGGCCGCCCGGCTGCTCGGGCTGCCCGCGGAGCCCGTCCGGCTGTCCGAAGCGGCCGTGCGCTCGCGATTTCACCCGGTCGACTGGAACGAGATCGACGGGGTCGTGAACCTCGCCGTCGCCGAGGGGACGCTCGCCGAAGCGCGGCTGCGGATCATGGACACGCACGGCCGGGTGATCCGTACCGTACGGAGCAGGTCGAAACCGCTCATCCAGGGGAACGACTACCAGCTGGTCGGCACCCTCCAGGAGGTCGCCGAGCAGTTGCCGGGGACCGCCGCCCGTACGCCCATCACGGGTGACTGGCGCCGTTCCCGCGAGGCCTTCCTGCTGGACGCCGGGCGGGCGCTCGCGGAGGCGCGGTCGACGGCCGAGGTGCTGCGGGTGGCGGCCTCGCTGTCGATGCCCGGATTCTCGCCGGACGGGCTCGCGGTCTTCGGCGTGGCGGGCGACCGGCTGACGGTCATCGGCCACCACGGGCACAGCGAGGGCGACGAGGGGCCGTTCTCGTCGATGTCCCTGGACACCGACTATCCGGCGGCGGAGGTCGCGCGGACGGGCCGGGCGATCTATCTGCCGACCCCCGACGAGTACCTGCGCCGCTTCCCGATGACCTGGCCGCTCGCGCAGCGCTTCGGGCGCCGTTCCTGGGCCTTCGTGCCGCTGATCGTCGCCGGCCGCACGATGGGGGCCTGGATGGCGGCCTTCAAGCACCCGGTCGCCTTCACCCCCGACGAGCGTTCGGTGCTCACGACGGTGGCGCGGATGCTCGCCCAGGCCCTCGCACGCGCGGGCGTGGCCGAGTCCGAGCGCGAGCTGTCGCTCGGCCTCCAGCGGACGATGATGCCGGTCCTCGGGCCCGGCATCCCCGGCATCCAGGTCGCCGCCCGGTACGTGCCGACCGGCGGCGGGCTGCAGGTCGGCGGCGACTGGTACGACATGATCCGGCTGCCCGGCGGCACCTCCCGCACCGGCGGGCGCGGTTCCGGACGCATCGCGCTCGTCATCGGCGACGTCCAGGGCCACGACGTCCGCGCGGCCGGCCTGATGGGGCAGCTGCGGATCGCCCTGCGCGCGTACGCCTCCGAGGGCCACCGGCCGGACGCCGTCCTCTCCCGCGCCTCGCGCTTCCTGTACGGGATCACCGACGGCGACGACGGGGAGGAGAACGGCGGGCCGCGCTTCGCCACCTGCCTCTACCTGGAGGTCGACCTGGAGACGGGGACGGTCGACATCGCGCGGGCCGGGCATCCGGACCCGGCGGTCCGGATGAACGACGGAACGGTTCTTCTCAGGCCCACCGCCGGCGGTCTCCCCCTCGGCATCGATCCGGACACCGACTACCCCACCACCCGGCTCACCCTGGAACCCGGCGAGACTCTGATGATCTGCACCGACGGCCTCCTGGAGACCGGCGGGCATGACCTCGACACGGGCTGGGATCGGGTCAGGGAACTCCTGGAGTCACACGACGGCGAGGATCTGGAACACCTCGCCGACGCCCTCGTGGAGGCCGTCCACGGCCCCGGCTCCCACCACACGACCGGTCCGCTCGCCGACCGCCGCGAGGACGACATCGCCGTCCTGCTGCTCTCCCGCCGGCCCGGCGGGGCGCCGGCCGAGGCCCCGCGCCGCACCCTGATGACGATCGCCCAGGCCGAGCCGGAGCGGATCGCCGAGGCGCGCGAGCAGATGCGGCAGCTGCTGCACGACTGGGCGGACGAGGACCAGCTCGACTCGGCGGTCCTCATGGTCTCCGAGATGGTCACCAACGTCCTCGTGCACACGGACGGCGACGCGCTGTTCGTCGCCGAGGTCGCGTGCGGCGAGAAGTCCCGGCGGCTGCGCGTCGAGGTCTCCGACACGAGCGACGAACTGCCGCACAAGCGCCACCCGGGCGAGATGGCGTCGAGCGGACGCGGCCTGCTCCTGATGGAGATGCTCGCGGACGCGTGGGGCGTCGACCCGCGCGGCGAGGGCAAGGCGATCTGGTTCGAGCTGAACGAGCCGGACTCGGCGAAGGACTGCTGA
- the aspS gene encoding aspartate--tRNA ligase: MHRYRSHTCGELRASDVGTDVRLSGWLHNRRDLGGILFIDLRDHYGITQLVARPGTAAAEVLDKLTKETVVRVDGKVVSRGAENVNPELATGDIEIEAVTVEVLGAAKQIPFTINADDGVNEERRLEYRFLDLRRERMHRNIMLRSAVIASIRSKMVALGFNEMATPILAATSPEGARDFVVPSRLNPGKFYALPQAPQQFKQLLMISGFDRYFQIAPCFRDEDARADRSPGEFYQLDVEMSFVEQEDVFQPIEKLMTELFEEFGGGRHVTSPFPRIPFRESMLKYGNDKPDLRTALELVDISDVFEASEFKAFAGKHVRALAVPNTGDQPRKFFDQLGDFAVSLGAKGLAWVRVGEGNALTGPIAKFLTEENVKVLTERLGLEPGHAIFFGAGEFDEVSKIMGPVRVEAAKRAGQFEENVFRFAWIVDFPMYEKDEETGKIDFSHNPFSMPQGGLEALETQDPLDVLGWQYDIVCNGIELSSGAIRNHEPEIMFKAFEIAGYSRETVEHEFAGMLRAFEYGAPPHGGIAPGVDRIVMLLADEPNIRETIAFPLNGNAQDLLMGAPTELDESRLRELNIQLRKPVEKAAPKPTEDRPVTDAVHPDAAR, encoded by the coding sequence ATGCATCGGTACAGGTCCCACACCTGCGGCGAGCTCCGCGCCTCTGACGTCGGCACCGACGTCCGGCTGAGCGGCTGGCTGCACAATCGGCGCGACCTGGGCGGCATCCTCTTCATCGATCTGCGCGACCACTACGGCATCACGCAGCTCGTCGCCCGGCCCGGCACCGCCGCCGCCGAGGTCCTCGACAAGCTGACGAAGGAGACCGTCGTCCGCGTCGACGGCAAGGTCGTCTCGCGTGGCGCGGAGAACGTCAACCCGGAGCTCGCCACCGGCGACATCGAGATCGAGGCCGTCACGGTCGAGGTCCTGGGCGCCGCCAAGCAGATCCCCTTCACCATCAACGCCGACGACGGCGTCAACGAGGAGCGGCGCCTGGAGTACCGCTTCCTCGACCTGCGCCGCGAGCGCATGCACCGCAACATCATGCTGCGCTCCGCCGTCATCGCCTCCATCCGCTCCAAGATGGTGGCCCTCGGCTTCAACGAGATGGCGACCCCGATCCTCGCCGCGACCTCCCCCGAGGGCGCCCGCGACTTCGTCGTCCCGTCCCGCCTGAACCCGGGCAAGTTCTACGCGCTGCCGCAGGCGCCGCAGCAGTTCAAGCAGCTGCTGATGATCTCCGGCTTCGACCGGTACTTCCAGATCGCGCCCTGCTTCCGCGACGAGGACGCCCGCGCGGACCGTTCGCCGGGCGAGTTCTACCAGCTCGACGTCGAGATGAGCTTCGTCGAGCAGGAGGACGTCTTCCAGCCGATCGAGAAGCTCATGACGGAGCTCTTCGAGGAGTTCGGCGGCGGTCGCCACGTCACCTCGCCGTTCCCGCGGATCCCGTTCCGCGAGTCGATGCTGAAGTACGGCAACGACAAGCCCGACCTGCGTACGGCCCTGGAACTCGTCGACATCTCCGACGTCTTCGAGGCGTCGGAGTTCAAGGCCTTCGCGGGCAAGCACGTCCGTGCCCTGGCCGTCCCGAACACGGGCGACCAGCCGCGCAAGTTCTTCGACCAGCTCGGCGACTTCGCCGTCTCCCTCGGCGCCAAGGGCCTGGCCTGGGTGCGCGTCGGCGAGGGCAACGCCCTCACCGGCCCCATCGCCAAGTTCCTCACCGAGGAGAACGTCAAGGTCCTCACCGAGCGCCTCGGCCTGGAGCCCGGCCACGCGATCTTCTTCGGCGCGGGCGAGTTCGACGAGGTCTCCAAGATCATGGGCCCGGTCCGGGTCGAGGCCGCCAAGCGCGCCGGCCAGTTCGAGGAGAACGTCTTCCGCTTCGCGTGGATCGTCGACTTCCCGATGTACGAGAAGGACGAGGAGACCGGCAAGATCGACTTCTCGCACAACCCCTTCTCGATGCCGCAGGGCGGCCTTGAGGCCCTGGAGACCCAGGACCCGCTGGACGTCCTCGGCTGGCAGTACGACATCGTCTGCAACGGCATCGAGCTGTCCTCGGGCGCGATCCGGAACCACGAGCCCGAGATCATGTTCAAGGCCTTCGAGATCGCGGGCTACTCGCGCGAGACGGTCGAGCACGAGTTCGCGGGCATGCTCCGCGCCTTCGAGTACGGCGCCCCGCCGCACGGCGGCATCGCCCCCGGCGTCGACCGCATCGTGATGCTCCTGGCCGACGAGCCGAACATCCGCGAGACGATCGCCTTCCCGCTCAACGGCAACGCCCAGGACCTCCTGATGGGCGCCCCGACCGAGCTGGACGAGTCCCGCCTGCGCGAGCTGAACATCCAGCTCCGCAAGCCGGTCGAGAAGGCGGCCCCGAAGCCGACCGAGGACCGCCCGGTGACGGACGCGGTGCACCCGGACGCGGCGCGCTAG
- a CDS encoding helix-turn-helix domain-containing protein has protein sequence MAKQDENAAGPQHGDDLAGAFGRNVRRRREEADLTLEQLSTQSSVSRAMLSKVERGEKSPTIGVASKIAHALDVSLSDLVGAPAAAASGVAVVMRKSERPAFRDPETGFERHIVSAAPGAGRAEMVFHHLPAQVSTGLLPAYPAGTEKQLVVLEGALTVAIGGISETLNAGDSLFFQADADHGFANRTNAPCEYIMVISRRT, from the coding sequence GTGGCCAAGCAAGACGAAAACGCGGCCGGACCACAGCACGGTGACGACCTGGCCGGCGCGTTCGGCCGTAACGTGCGGCGACGCCGCGAGGAGGCGGACCTGACGCTGGAGCAGCTGTCCACACAGTCGTCGGTCAGCCGGGCGATGCTGTCCAAGGTCGAACGCGGCGAGAAGAGCCCGACGATCGGCGTCGCGTCCAAGATCGCCCACGCGCTCGACGTGTCGCTCTCGGACCTGGTCGGTGCGCCGGCTGCTGCCGCGTCCGGGGTGGCCGTTGTCATGCGCAAGAGCGAGCGCCCCGCTTTCCGTGACCCGGAAACCGGCTTCGAGCGGCACATCGTGTCAGCGGCCCCGGGAGCGGGACGAGCCGAGATGGTCTTCCACCACCTCCCCGCGCAGGTCTCCACCGGGCTGCTGCCCGCGTATCCGGCGGGTACGGAGAAACAACTCGTGGTGCTCGAAGGCGCCCTCACCGTCGCGATCGGCGGGATCAGCGAGACCCTGAACGCAGGCGACTCCCTGTTCTTCCAGGCCGACGCGGACCACGGCTTCGCCAACCGGACGAACGCTCCCTGCGAATACATCATGGTCATCTCGCGCAGAACCTGA
- a CDS encoding MBL fold metallo-hydrolase encodes MCDVRPTRRRGSMRLISSGRHHATFELGDLQVISLRDGYIDMPPTRLRDEDGRTLDELPAAVPLADDNLRLSVNAFYVTDGTRSVLIDTGASDVWHDPTMGLIYDALDEAGIDRADVTDVAITHRHEDHVSGLIAPDGAEAFTELERVWIGAGDTSVFTGRLEPIRDRVVPVSEKVAINDWTTAIPTPGHTPGHTVYEISSGTDRLLVWGDTVHVPTLQFDQPNVSWELDGDQPQARAARAALLEQLAQPHHFVAGAHLDSPGIARVTPSGDGYALEYLAPPIG; translated from the coding sequence ATGTGCGATGTGCGCCCGACACGACGGAGGGGTTCCATGCGTTTGATCTCAAGTGGCCGGCACCATGCCACGTTCGAATTAGGCGACCTGCAGGTGATCTCGTTGCGAGACGGGTACATCGACATGCCGCCGACACGGCTCCGCGACGAGGACGGGCGCACGCTCGACGAGCTGCCGGCCGCCGTCCCGCTGGCCGACGACAACCTGCGGCTGTCGGTCAACGCCTTCTACGTCACCGATGGCACGCGGTCGGTTCTCATCGACACCGGCGCGTCCGACGTCTGGCACGACCCCACCATGGGATTGATCTACGACGCGCTCGACGAAGCGGGAATCGACCGCGCGGATGTCACCGATGTGGCCATCACCCACCGGCACGAAGACCACGTGAGCGGCCTGATCGCGCCGGACGGCGCAGAGGCGTTCACCGAACTCGAGCGCGTGTGGATCGGCGCGGGCGACACCTCGGTGTTCACGGGGCGGCTCGAACCGATCCGTGACCGCGTCGTACCCGTGTCGGAGAAGGTCGCGATCAACGACTGGACCACCGCGATCCCGACACCGGGCCACACGCCCGGTCACACCGTCTACGAGATCAGCAGCGGCACCGACCGTCTTCTCGTCTGGGGTGACACCGTGCACGTTCCCACGCTCCAGTTCGATCAGCCGAACGTGTCCTGGGAACTCGACGGCGACCAGCCCCAGGCGCGCGCCGCGCGAGCGGCACTCCTCGAACAACTGGCCCAACCGCACCACTTCGTGGCCGGTGCCCACCTCGACTCACCCGGCATCGCCCGCGTGACCCCCTCCGGCGACGGTTATGCGCTGGAGTACCTCGCACCACCGATCGGCTGA
- a CDS encoding helix-turn-helix domain-containing protein, with protein MGTQNTSVPARSQSRNDGKSHSSSRIARRHYGGGVVHDNTRHTTRFTVVGNHLAQHDALSLTAIGLALHIQSLPTGAQVDIDSLAGRFPEGKTRIAASLRELETHGYLRRTRVRTDGGRMVTRTVSCNQPGRTDGADEPSPRPRRVVEKPPRRRALPAVPQPVYPTPDLLRTALGVLSGLRREDPRLLISATDAEHLVPGVAAWLERDLTPEAVHRALTHDLPPETLHRPAALLAHRLTAQLPPLPPFRAPSENPATRHPLQNCDTCDRAYRAPEPGTCGTCTPAADRLDQPIGGARYSSA; from the coding sequence ATGGGTACCCAAAACACTAGCGTGCCCGCGCGCTCCCAGTCCCGTAACGACGGGAAAAGCCACTCCTCCTCTCGTATTGCCCGCAGGCACTACGGCGGCGGTGTCGTCCACGACAACACCCGTCACACCACCCGCTTCACGGTGGTCGGCAATCACCTCGCCCAGCACGACGCCCTGTCGCTGACGGCCATCGGCCTGGCCCTGCACATCCAGTCGCTCCCGACCGGCGCCCAGGTCGACATCGACAGCCTCGCCGGCCGCTTCCCCGAGGGAAAGACCCGGATCGCGGCCTCCCTCCGGGAGCTCGAAACCCACGGCTATCTGCGACGTACCCGCGTACGTACCGACGGGGGCCGCATGGTCACCCGTACGGTCTCCTGCAACCAGCCGGGCAGGACGGACGGCGCGGACGAACCGAGCCCCCGGCCCCGACGGGTCGTGGAGAAACCACCGCGCCGCCGCGCCCTGCCCGCCGTACCGCAGCCCGTGTACCCCACCCCGGACCTCCTCCGGACCGCCCTCGGAGTCCTCTCCGGACTCCGCCGCGAGGACCCCCGGCTCCTGATCTCCGCCACGGATGCCGAACACCTCGTCCCGGGCGTCGCCGCCTGGCTGGAGCGGGATCTCACCCCCGAGGCCGTCCACCGCGCCCTGACCCACGACCTGCCCCCGGAAACGCTGCACCGCCCGGCCGCACTCCTGGCCCACCGCCTCACGGCCCAACTCCCGCCCCTGCCGCCCTTCCGCGCCCCGAGCGAGAACCCGGCCACCCGCCACCCCCTCCAGAACTGCGACACCTGCGACCGCGCCTACCGCGCCCCCGAACCGGGCACCTGCGGCACCTGTACGCCCGCAGCCGACAGGCTCGATCAGCCGATCGGTGGTGCGAGGTACTCCAGCGCATAA
- a CDS encoding ATP-binding protein, whose product MNQQNTTQVPPSTRHFSVLLSPTPRGARLARLLAVEWMRDHEVPYDVREAATHVVAELAANAATHGRVAGRSFRLALRSQPEVLRIEVTDTRGESLPRLQPPSPEGDSGRGLLLVEALADRWGVGIGPVPRKTAWAELDLPRP is encoded by the coding sequence GTGAATCAGCAGAACACCACCCAAGTACCCCCGTCGACACGTCACTTCAGCGTGCTCCTGTCGCCCACGCCACGCGGGGCCCGGCTCGCCCGGCTGCTCGCCGTCGAGTGGATGCGGGATCACGAGGTGCCGTACGACGTGAGGGAGGCCGCCACCCACGTCGTCGCCGAACTCGCCGCGAACGCCGCGACGCACGGCCGGGTAGCCGGCCGGAGCTTCCGGCTGGCGCTCCGGTCGCAGCCGGAGGTCCTTCGTATCGAGGTGACGGACACCCGGGGCGAGAGCCTCCCGCGCCTCCAACCGCCCTCCCCCGAGGGCGACTCCGGACGCGGGCTGCTCCTCGTCGAGGCGCTGGCCGACCGGTGGGGCGTCGGGATCGGTCCCGTACCGAGGAAGACCGCATGGGCCGAACTCGACCTGCCACGCCCCTGA
- a CDS encoding helix-turn-helix domain-containing protein — MSVDGGAQRLKTEADEPGWEVDPDDDWGVAVVATVGRQLRLRREAVGMRAAELGTATGYGEDLIYKIESGKRIPRPEFLDKADEVLGAGGLISAMKEDVAKVRYPKKMRALAKMEERAVEIGVYESINIAGLLQTPEHARALMESWLPAYSPEDLERRVAARVARQSVFERSPAPALGFVLEEATLCRNVGGTMVRRRQLERLLEVGRLNTVTLQVMPTMSGAHPGMSGRIELLKFEDGTAVGRSDGAFNGRPVSDLKQLRILELRYGTIRAQALPPGESLTLIEQLLGET, encoded by the coding sequence ATGTCGGTGGACGGTGGGGCGCAGCGGCTCAAGACCGAAGCGGACGAGCCGGGGTGGGAGGTCGATCCCGACGATGACTGGGGTGTGGCCGTAGTCGCCACCGTGGGGCGGCAGTTGAGGCTGCGGAGGGAGGCGGTGGGGATGCGGGCCGCCGAGCTCGGGACGGCCACCGGCTATGGCGAGGACCTCATCTACAAGATCGAGAGCGGCAAGCGGATCCCGCGACCCGAGTTCCTGGACAAGGCGGACGAGGTGTTGGGGGCGGGTGGGCTGATCTCGGCGATGAAGGAGGACGTGGCGAAGGTCCGATACCCGAAGAAGATGCGGGCCTTGGCGAAGATGGAGGAGAGGGCGGTCGAGATCGGCGTGTACGAGTCCATCAACATCGCTGGACTGCTCCAGACGCCAGAGCACGCACGGGCTCTCATGGAGTCGTGGCTGCCCGCCTACTCGCCTGAGGACTTGGAACGCCGGGTGGCAGCCCGTGTGGCCCGGCAGTCGGTCTTCGAGCGGTCACCCGCTCCCGCTCTCGGTTTCGTGCTGGAAGAAGCGACGCTGTGCCGCAACGTTGGAGGCACAATGGTGCGGAGACGCCAGCTTGAACGCCTTTTGGAGGTGGGGCGGTTGAATACCGTCACGCTCCAGGTCATGCCGACGATGAGCGGAGCTCACCCCGGCATGAGCGGAAGGATCGAGTTGCTGAAGTTCGAGGACGGCACGGCTGTGGGGCGTTCCGACGGCGCGTTCAACGGTCGCCCGGTGTCGGACCTGAAGCAGTTGCGCATCCTTGAGTTGCGGTATGGCACCATCCGGGCTCAGGCCCTCCCGCCAGGAGAGTCTCTGACCCTCATTGAGCAACTGTTGGGAGAAACATGA
- a CDS encoding DUF397 domain-containing protein, which translates to MIHNSCAGDASELAWFKSSYSSGPDGDTCIEVATTPATVHVRDSKNLGGPQLALTPSAWAGFVSYAVAN; encoded by the coding sequence ATGATCCACAACTCCTGCGCCGGGGACGCCTCCGAACTGGCGTGGTTCAAGAGCAGCTACAGCAGTGGCCCCGACGGAGACACCTGCATCGAGGTCGCCACCACCCCCGCCACCGTCCACGTCCGCGACTCCAAGAACCTCGGCGGTCCCCAGCTCGCGCTGACGCCGTCCGCCTGGGCGGGTTTCGTCTCGTACGCCGTCGCCAACTGA
- a CDS encoding intradiol ring-cleavage dioxygenase, which translates to MSENQKHRRDMTRRRALVAGGGAVVAAGIGVGVVSTASAGGAAGKKPAAKPTTGEACYRLTSETTEGPYYIDADKIRKDITEDREGIPMTVRLKVIDSDTCKPLRGAAVDIWHCDALGIYSGYESLSSGGGGGAPGGGTPPTGTPPTGTPPTDAPTGTPPTGGPGGGGGGGHEEPTDDKRYLRGTQLTDKHGYVEFRTVFPGWYRGRCVHVHTKVHVGGKMTASGYEGGHTCHTGQLFFAEAAVLDSAKVAPYSTSTTERTTLDDDTIYPGNGAEGGLLTLKYPKGKIAKGVVATLTMGVDPDETHTGTSA; encoded by the coding sequence ATGAGTGAAAACCAGAAGCACAGGCGGGACATGACCCGGCGGCGGGCACTCGTCGCCGGTGGAGGGGCCGTGGTCGCGGCGGGGATCGGCGTCGGGGTCGTCTCCACCGCCTCGGCGGGTGGAGCGGCCGGGAAGAAGCCGGCCGCGAAGCCCACGACCGGCGAGGCCTGTTACCGGCTGACCTCGGAGACCACCGAAGGTCCGTACTACATCGACGCGGACAAGATCCGGAAGGACATCACGGAGGACCGGGAGGGCATCCCGATGACCGTCCGCCTCAAGGTGATCGACTCCGACACCTGCAAGCCGCTGCGGGGCGCCGCCGTCGACATCTGGCACTGCGACGCGCTCGGCATCTACTCCGGGTACGAGAGCCTCAGCTCGGGCGGCGGAGGCGGTGCCCCCGGGGGCGGTACTCCGCCGACCGGAACGCCGCCCACCGGCACCCCGCCCACCGACGCGCCCACCGGTACGCCTCCGACCGGAGGTCCCGGTGGCGGTGGCGGCGGCGGACACGAGGAGCCCACCGACGACAAGCGGTACCTGCGCGGTACCCAGCTCACCGACAAGCACGGGTACGTGGAGTTCCGGACGGTCTTCCCCGGCTGGTACCGGGGGCGGTGCGTGCACGTCCACACCAAGGTGCACGTCGGCGGGAAGATGACGGCCTCCGGCTACGAGGGCGGGCACACCTGTCACACCGGGCAGCTCTTCTTCGCCGAGGCCGCCGTCCTGGACTCCGCGAAGGTCGCCCCGTACTCCACCAGCACCACCGAGCGCACCACCCTCGACGACGACACCATCTACCCCGGCAACGGCGCCGAGGGCGGTCTGCTCACCCTCAAGTACCCCAAGGGGAAGATCGCCAAGGGGGTCGTCGCCACGCTGACGATGGGCGTCGACCCGGACGAGACCCACACGGGGACCTCCGCCTAA